In the Flavobacterium pallidum genome, one interval contains:
- a CDS encoding general secretion pathway protein — MAVFLLMLYISYEFSFANTIVNYRHYQENKKVIENDSYDPRLIKQLSIKEKQIDSWIADNNVAAPSFQNLLLRELNEYCDGLGLKIVDFQEPHEVIKKNIKTSSYIFSIEGSFNKALAFINKIENRNDLGVVKHLGSIKKTDYNSNRDFLISTIIIQKTSYSAIHDNDR; from the coding sequence GTGGCAGTATTCTTATTGATGCTTTACATCAGTTATGAATTTTCATTTGCCAACACGATTGTAAATTACCGGCACTATCAGGAGAATAAAAAAGTTATTGAAAATGATTCATATGATCCAAGATTGATAAAGCAGCTTTCCATAAAAGAAAAACAAATTGACAGCTGGATTGCAGATAACAACGTTGCGGCACCCTCATTTCAAAATTTATTGCTCAGGGAGTTGAATGAATATTGTGATGGATTAGGGCTAAAGATTGTTGATTTCCAAGAGCCTCACGAAGTCATAAAAAAAAATATCAAAACGTCAAGCTACATTTTCTCAATCGAAGGCAGCTTCAATAAAGCACTTGCTTTTATCAATAAAATTGAAAACCGCAATGATTTGGGAGTTGTCAAGCACCTGGGCTCGATAAAGAAAACAGACTATAATAGTAATCGCGATTTTTTGATCAGCACGATAATCATTCAGAAAACCAGCTATTCCGCTATTCATGATAACGACCGTTAG
- a CDS encoding ice-binding family protein, which yields MTIKLLFTTAAILLLGSPIYAQAPAVGPAGTFALFTSNGAVSNTGLSHITGNVGTNNGSSTNFGNVDGNMHDGDGTTAAASADLSLISAQLGAAIPGYFPAPLLGNGQVLTEGTYAIGQTASLNGMLTLDAQNDPNAVFIFQIGGAFSSAANAQVLLVNGAMACNVFWRIEGLVDLATNTSIKGTIVAVNAAIILNTGVTLEGRALSTTGAVTGSGITVTTPLGCNTPTLNGPVAAPLASVACYTIFSGNGQVTNTGITFITGDVGTNSGITTGFQAENVTGTIHPNPDVSTATAAADLNTASGYISTLPTDIELLYPATLGNSLVLTPHTYLLNGATVLTGILYLNAQGNTDAVFVLKVSGAFSTSTYATIVLQNGAQAKNVFWKVDGAVNLNDYADFKGTMIVNNGAIIVNTGVTIEGRALATSGGVSTFGINAQMTSGCNALAIDVPVKQPVKLYPNPFSSVLNVTVDSGSSNIVIYNVTGMEVYRAALHQEQNTIYINVPAGVYFYKVEDDKGYIQSGRLISE from the coding sequence ATGACTATTAAATTACTTTTTACCACGGCAGCAATCCTGCTATTGGGTTCTCCTATTTATGCACAGGCACCTGCGGTCGGTCCAGCTGGAACGTTCGCGCTATTTACGTCAAATGGGGCAGTCAGCAATACTGGTCTCAGCCATATAACAGGAAATGTGGGTACCAACAACGGTTCAAGCACGAACTTCGGGAATGTCGATGGCAATATGCATGACGGTGATGGTACGACTGCCGCGGCATCAGCCGACTTGTCATTAATCAGTGCACAGCTCGGTGCCGCAATCCCAGGTTATTTTCCAGCCCCATTATTAGGCAATGGTCAGGTGCTTACGGAAGGCACTTATGCAATCGGCCAGACGGCTTCCCTAAATGGTATGCTGACGCTCGACGCACAAAACGATCCGAACGCGGTATTTATTTTCCAGATTGGGGGCGCTTTCTCATCTGCTGCCAACGCACAGGTATTACTTGTCAACGGAGCTATGGCCTGCAATGTTTTCTGGCGGATTGAAGGATTGGTTGACCTCGCCACCAATACGTCAATTAAAGGCACAATTGTAGCCGTTAACGCAGCGATAATCCTTAATACAGGCGTCACGCTTGAGGGGCGTGCACTCTCCACAACAGGCGCTGTGACAGGATCAGGCATTACAGTAACGACGCCGTTGGGATGCAATACGCCCACACTCAATGGGCCGGTAGCCGCGCCACTTGCGTCGGTTGCCTGTTATACTATTTTCTCGGGGAACGGACAGGTAACCAACACCGGCATCACTTTCATTACCGGCGATGTAGGGACTAATTCAGGAATCACTACCGGCTTCCAGGCAGAAAACGTAACAGGCACCATCCATCCCAATCCTGATGTGTCGACCGCTACAGCGGCGGCAGACCTGAATACGGCTTCCGGATACATCAGTACACTGCCCACAGATATCGAATTACTGTATCCTGCAACGTTGGGTAACAGCCTCGTACTTACCCCGCATACCTACCTGCTAAACGGGGCAACGGTTTTGACAGGAATATTATATTTAAACGCACAGGGAAATACGGACGCAGTATTTGTCCTTAAAGTAAGCGGTGCTTTCTCAACGAGTACTTATGCTACGATTGTCCTGCAGAACGGCGCCCAGGCAAAAAATGTGTTCTGGAAAGTAGATGGAGCAGTAAACCTGAATGATTATGCCGATTTCAAAGGTACTATGATCGTTAACAATGGCGCTATCATAGTGAACACAGGGGTAACAATTGAAGGCAGGGCATTAGCAACATCGGGTGGCGTAAGCACCTTCGGCATCAACGCGCAAATGACATCGGGTTGCAATGCTTTAGCGATTGATGTACCGGTGAAACAACCGGTAAAATTATATCCTAACCCATTTTCTAGTGTTCTTAACGTCACAGTCGATTCCGGCAGCAGCAACATCGTTATTTACAATGTAACAGGTATGGAAGTATACCGCGCAGCGTTGCATCAAGAGCAAAATACGATTTATATAAATGTTCCGGCAGGTGTTTATTTTTACAAAGTGGAAGATGATAAAGGATATATACAATCTGGCAGGCTCATCTCCGAATAA
- the rseP gene encoding RIP metalloprotease RseP: protein MEILIKLSQFLLSLSLLIILHELGHFIPAKLFKTRVEKFYLFFDIKFSLLKKQIGETVYGIGWLPLGGYVKISGMIDESMDTEQMALPPQPWEFRSKPAWQRLIIMLGGVTVNFILAFIIYIGMAYAYGDMYIKNSEAKDGIWVTNPVLEKAGIHTGDKIIAVDGRKIEHFHDLSEAIIMGKNVEVERNGSMQTVALPDNFIANVLDQDKKSTVELRIPFVISDVSGTSANKEALKSKDIVTSLNNQPLHYADEMESRLNALKGQTVPATVKRDGKEVAISLKVSDSGKLGIQYPNRLPVDNLEKLGIYKISREEYGFFESIPVGLERGADQLAKYGRQLKAIFSPKTGAYKGVGGFKAIFDIFPESWSWEMFWSITALLSIMLGVMNLLPIPALDGGHVMFLLYEMISGRKPSDKFLERAQMVGIFLLLALLLFANGNDIYKWITK, encoded by the coding sequence ATGGAAATACTCATCAAGCTTTCACAGTTCTTATTAAGCTTATCTTTACTGATCATACTTCACGAATTGGGGCATTTTATTCCCGCCAAATTATTCAAGACCCGCGTAGAAAAATTTTATCTGTTCTTTGACATCAAGTTTTCGCTGCTGAAAAAACAAATCGGGGAAACAGTCTACGGAATCGGATGGCTGCCGCTTGGTGGTTATGTGAAAATTTCGGGGATGATCGACGAGAGCATGGATACCGAGCAGATGGCTTTGCCGCCACAGCCCTGGGAATTCCGCTCCAAACCGGCTTGGCAACGACTCATCATCATGCTTGGTGGAGTGACCGTGAATTTTATATTGGCGTTTATCATTTACATCGGGATGGCCTATGCTTATGGCGATATGTATATCAAGAATTCGGAGGCCAAAGACGGCATTTGGGTTACGAATCCGGTCCTTGAAAAAGCCGGCATCCATACGGGAGATAAGATTATTGCTGTTGATGGCAGGAAGATCGAACATTTCCATGATTTGAGCGAAGCCATTATCATGGGTAAAAATGTTGAAGTGGAGCGGAACGGCAGCATGCAAACTGTGGCACTTCCGGATAATTTCATCGCCAATGTCCTGGACCAGGATAAAAAATCGACGGTAGAATTGCGTATCCCATTCGTAATTTCGGATGTTTCAGGCACATCAGCCAATAAAGAGGCACTTAAATCAAAAGACATCGTTACCTCGTTAAACAACCAGCCGTTGCATTATGCTGACGAAATGGAATCACGCCTGAATGCGCTTAAAGGGCAGACGGTGCCTGCAACGGTAAAACGCGACGGAAAAGAAGTGGCCATCAGCCTGAAGGTTTCTGACAGCGGCAAACTCGGGATTCAATACCCGAACAGGTTGCCAGTCGACAACCTCGAGAAACTGGGCATTTACAAGATCAGCCGCGAGGAATATGGTTTTTTTGAATCGATTCCGGTGGGACTTGAAAGAGGTGCGGACCAACTGGCTAAATACGGCCGTCAGCTTAAAGCCATTTTCTCGCCGAAAACAGGTGCCTACAAAGGCGTGGGCGGGTTTAAAGCCATTTTTGACATCTTTCCTGAATCATGGAGCTGGGAAATGTTCTGGAGCATTACTGCCCTTTTATCGATCATGCTGGGCGTGATGAACCTGCTGCCGATTCCGGCGCTTGACGGTGGGCATGTGATGTTTTTACTATACGAAATGATCAGTGGCCGCAAACCGAGCGACAAGTTCCTGGAGCGCGCACAGATGGTCGGAATCTTCCTTCTACTGGCTTTGCTTTTATTTGCCAACGGGAACGACATCTACAAATGGATTACGAAGTAA
- a CDS encoding Gfo/Idh/MocA family oxidoreductase codes for MRKIKTALLSYGMSGKVFHAPFLSDHPGFELLGSWERSHKHIHADYPETKSYATPEALLEDHPDLVVVNTPVATHFEYAKKMLLAGKHVLVEKSFTATVAEAKELQLIAKEKGLKLAVFHNRRWDSDFLTVKDVVSKNMLGDIVEAEFHFDRYNPTLSPKLHKETVNSGSGVLKDLGSHLIDQALFLFGMPNAVFSDIRITRPKSLVDDCFDLLLYYENLRVRLKAGFFVREMVPSFVVHGKNGSFLKPRGDVQEEDLKLGKHVSARDWGTEPRSKEGLLHTEFDGKIIREFLPTLHGNYYDFFAALYESITEDKPEPVTAQDGVNVMIIIEAAIKSSETGAIVNV; via the coding sequence ATGCGTAAGATTAAAACAGCGTTGCTCTCCTATGGCATGTCCGGTAAGGTTTTCCACGCGCCTTTCCTTAGTGACCATCCGGGTTTTGAACTGCTTGGAAGCTGGGAAAGATCCCATAAGCACATCCATGCTGATTATCCGGAAACCAAAAGCTATGCCACACCGGAAGCACTTCTGGAAGACCATCCCGATTTGGTTGTCGTAAACACACCGGTCGCGACCCATTTCGAATATGCTAAAAAAATGCTTCTCGCCGGAAAACATGTTTTAGTCGAGAAGTCATTCACTGCAACCGTCGCCGAAGCAAAGGAACTGCAGCTGATTGCGAAAGAAAAAGGCTTAAAACTCGCCGTGTTCCACAACCGTCGCTGGGACAGCGATTTCCTGACGGTAAAAGATGTTGTTTCTAAAAATATGCTCGGCGATATTGTGGAAGCCGAATTTCATTTCGACCGATACAATCCGACCTTAAGCCCGAAGTTGCACAAGGAAACCGTAAATTCCGGTTCCGGTGTGCTCAAGGATCTGGGTTCGCATTTGATTGACCAGGCATTGTTTTTATTCGGGATGCCGAATGCCGTGTTTTCCGACATCAGGATTACACGCCCGAAATCCCTTGTTGATGACTGTTTTGACCTTTTATTGTATTATGAAAACCTGCGCGTCCGACTCAAAGCAGGTTTTTTTGTACGCGAAATGGTACCCTCTTTTGTGGTTCATGGTAAAAATGGCTCGTTCCTGAAACCGCGCGGCGACGTCCAGGAAGAGGATTTGAAACTCGGGAAGCACGTCAGCGCAAGGGATTGGGGAACCGAGCCGAGAAGTAAGGAAGGCTTGCTCCACACTGAATTCGACGGCAAAATCATCCGCGAATTCCTGCCTACGCTGCATGGGAATTATTATGATTTCTTCGCTGCGTTATATGAATCGATTACGGAAGACAAACCCGAACCTGTTACGGCTCAGGATGGCGTTAACGTCATGATTATTATAGAAGCGGCGATCAAAAGCAGCGAAACCGGAGCGATTGTCAATGTCTGA
- a CDS encoding MFS transporter: MADFNFITRFRAKDDFRKSYKDAKASYLNRIRWTVASFYFAMGITFASWASRIPDIKTALHLSDGELGTILFSIPMGQLLIMPFSGKLVTRFTSYRVLILSLFCYALALANVGFADRSWQLAIALFLFGMAGNVCNIAVNTQGVYTEMLFRRTIMGSFHGTWSFAGFTGALVGLGMMALKLSPLNHFLIILGLVTVVILFGYKFLIKTQEVVKKEKKKRFSKPDSVLLWLGVIGFCCMASEGVMFDWSGVYFKDIVKAPEALVVLGYTSFMIMMAGGRFLGDKIIHRFGRKKVMQISGAVISTGLFLSVFLPYIIPCTIAFLMVGLGVSTIVPTVYSLAGKNSTVPPGEALTIVSSVSFFGFLMGPPVIGYIAEISSLRVSFAVIGIFGFLIAVMASRIRAME, from the coding sequence GTGGCAGATTTCAATTTTATAACGCGTTTCAGGGCTAAAGATGACTTTCGGAAAAGTTATAAAGATGCCAAAGCGTCCTACCTGAACAGGATCCGGTGGACCGTAGCGTCGTTCTATTTTGCGATGGGCATCACTTTCGCTTCCTGGGCGAGCCGTATCCCCGATATCAAAACCGCATTGCACCTCAGTGACGGCGAACTCGGGACCATACTTTTTTCGATACCGATGGGACAACTGCTCATCATGCCGTTTTCAGGCAAACTTGTCACCCGTTTCACCAGTTACCGCGTCTTAATCCTCTCTTTATTTTGCTATGCTTTGGCACTGGCAAATGTCGGTTTCGCCGATAGATCCTGGCAACTTGCCATCGCGTTGTTTCTTTTTGGCATGGCGGGAAATGTCTGCAACATCGCCGTGAATACACAAGGCGTTTATACAGAAATGCTTTTCCGCAGGACCATCATGGGCTCGTTTCACGGGACATGGAGTTTCGCCGGATTCACAGGTGCGCTCGTCGGATTGGGAATGATGGCTTTGAAATTATCACCCTTAAACCACTTCCTGATTATTTTAGGGCTGGTAACGGTTGTCATTCTTTTCGGGTACAAATTCCTGATTAAGACGCAAGAAGTGGTAAAAAAAGAAAAGAAAAAACGATTTTCCAAACCCGATTCCGTCTTGCTGTGGCTTGGTGTCATCGGTTTTTGCTGCATGGCCAGTGAAGGCGTCATGTTTGACTGGAGCGGCGTGTATTTCAAGGATATTGTCAAAGCGCCGGAAGCTTTGGTTGTCCTCGGTTACACCTCGTTTATGATCATGATGGCGGGCGGGCGGTTTTTAGGCGATAAGATCATCCACCGTTTCGGACGCAAAAAAGTAATGCAGATCAGTGGGGCAGTCATTTCGACCGGACTGTTTTTATCGGTTTTCCTGCCCTATATTATACCGTGTACGATCGCGTTCCTGATGGTGGGGCTCGGTGTTTCCACCATTGTGCCGACGGTGTACAGCCTCGCCGGAAAAAACAGCACAGTTCCACCGGGTGAAGCGCTCACGATCGTATCCAGCGTCAGTTTTTTCGGGTTTTTGATGGGTCCGCCGGTAATAGGCTATATCGCAGAAATCTCCAGCCTCCGCGTCTCGTTTGCAGTGATTGGCATTTTCGGTTTCCTGATTGCCGTAATGGCGTCAAGGATCCGTGCTATGGAATGA
- a CDS encoding M1 family aminopeptidase: MKYYYTFFILFAMQILSAQKVGDGLGGIAEAEMKSAANVMNFVVNPNTTNYDITYQKLEFTVDPAVYFISGKVTTTFTALSQMATVVFDLTNELTVSTVKRNNVTLSFTQNNNNEVVIALPGGLAAGASTTVEITYSGQPSTNNEAFTTEEHDGAPVLYTLSEPYGAQDWWPCKQDLNDKINNIDVYITAPSQYVSVSNGKQLEETINGAYKTTHFHHGHPIPAYLVAIAVTNYSIYTQMAGSTPNVFPIVNYIYPENLAANMNNLAQTVPIMNLYEQLFETYPFADEKYGHAQFGWGGGMEHTTVSFMVSFGRGLIAHELGHQWFGDKVTCGTWKDIWLNEGFATYLAALVIKDFDGEAAFTNEKSNMINSITSQPGGAVYLSDSDLNSVNRIFSGRLSYNKGAMVVNMLRLKLGDTAFFQGLKNYLADPDLAYAYATTADLQAHLDATYGQNLTEFFNDWVYKQGYPSYNITAYNESPGVVKFTVNQTQSHASVTYFEMPLPIRVYGAAGQQMDFILDNTSNNQVFFENVPFAVTSVAFDVNKDIISAGNVVALGMEDFGTAAVQLYPNPAESQLRLDVPEGINVTQTVFYNALGQTVKSTTAETHWDVSSFAAGVYFICVTTDAGSKTIRFVKK; the protein is encoded by the coding sequence ATGAAATATTATTACACATTTTTCATATTGTTTGCGATGCAGATCCTGAGCGCACAGAAGGTCGGCGACGGATTGGGAGGCATTGCGGAAGCTGAAATGAAATCGGCGGCCAATGTGATGAATTTCGTCGTAAATCCAAACACCACCAACTATGACATCACTTACCAGAAACTGGAATTTACCGTAGATCCCGCCGTATATTTTATTTCCGGAAAAGTCACTACGACATTTACGGCCCTTTCCCAAATGGCAACGGTAGTTTTTGACCTGACAAACGAATTGACGGTAAGTACGGTGAAAAGGAATAATGTCACATTGTCATTTACCCAAAACAATAACAATGAAGTGGTGATTGCCTTGCCTGGCGGACTTGCAGCGGGCGCTTCCACCACGGTGGAAATCACGTATTCCGGCCAGCCTTCAACTAACAATGAGGCTTTTACCACAGAGGAACATGACGGCGCTCCGGTATTATATACCTTGTCAGAGCCATACGGCGCGCAGGATTGGTGGCCGTGCAAACAGGATTTGAACGATAAAATCAACAACATCGATGTCTACATCACCGCCCCTTCACAGTATGTGAGCGTATCGAATGGAAAACAGCTGGAAGAAACGATCAACGGAGCCTACAAGACAACGCATTTCCACCACGGCCATCCCATTCCGGCATACCTGGTTGCGATTGCGGTAACCAATTACAGCATTTATACCCAGATGGCGGGAAGCACGCCAAATGTTTTCCCGATCGTAAATTATATTTATCCGGAAAATCTTGCTGCAAACATGAACAACCTTGCGCAGACCGTGCCGATTATGAACCTGTACGAGCAGCTTTTCGAAACCTATCCTTTTGCCGATGAAAAATACGGCCATGCACAATTTGGCTGGGGCGGCGGTATGGAGCATACGACGGTTTCGTTCATGGTCAGTTTCGGGAGGGGGCTGATAGCGCATGAGCTGGGGCACCAGTGGTTTGGCGACAAAGTGACCTGCGGCACCTGGAAGGACATTTGGCTCAATGAAGGTTTTGCCACTTACCTTGCCGCTTTGGTGATTAAGGATTTTGATGGTGAAGCGGCTTTTACGAACGAAAAATCGAATATGATCAACAGTATCACCTCACAGCCCGGAGGTGCGGTATACCTTAGTGATTCTGACCTGAATAGTGTGAACCGCATTTTCAGTGGAAGGCTGAGCTATAACAAAGGCGCTATGGTTGTCAATATGCTCCGGCTGAAATTGGGTGACACCGCATTTTTTCAAGGGCTCAAGAATTACCTCGCCGATCCGGATCTGGCTTATGCTTACGCGACGACTGCCGATTTACAGGCACATCTTGACGCCACCTACGGCCAAAACTTGACAGAGTTTTTCAATGACTGGGTGTATAAGCAAGGATATCCGTCCTATAACATCACCGCCTATAACGAGAGTCCGGGTGTTGTGAAATTCACGGTAAACCAGACACAATCGCATGCATCGGTCACTTATTTTGAGATGCCTTTACCGATCAGGGTGTATGGTGCGGCCGGCCAGCAGATGGATTTTATATTGGACAATACTTCAAACAATCAGGTGTTTTTTGAAAACGTACCGTTTGCTGTCACATCCGTAGCTTTTGATGTGAATAAGGATATCATATCTGCCGGGAATGTGGTGGCGCTGGGCATGGAGGATTTCGGGACTGCCGCAGTGCAATTGTATCCGAATCCTGCTGAAAGTCAACTCAGGCTTGATGTTCCCGAAGGAATTAATGTGACACAGACTGTTTTTTACAACGCGTTGGGCCAAACCGTAAAATCGACTACGGCGGAAACCCACTGGGACGTTTCCTCATTTGCTGCGGGTGTTTATTTCATCTGCGTTACCACAGATGCAGGAAGCAAGACGATCCGTTTTGTGAAGAAATAA
- the serS gene encoding serine--tRNA ligase has product MLQIAFIRENQEKVVKALAKRNIDMASVVADVIQLDEKRRATQVELDNTLAESNKLSRDIGELMKSGEKAKAAILKEKTVSLKESSKELSEKLEVYASELTEKLYTIPNLPADLVPEGKTPDDNLNVFQEGDIPVLHEGAQPHWELVKKYDIIDFELGNKITGAGFPVYKGKGARLQRALITYFLDKNTAAGYEEYQVPHLVNEASGYGTGQLPDKEGQMYHDKTDDLYLIPTAEVPVTNLFRDVILSENELPVLATAYTPCFRREAGSYGAHVRGLNRLHQFDKVEIVRVEHPEKSYEALEGMVEHVKMLLQELKLPYRILRLCGGDMGFASAMTYDFEVFSTAQDRWLEISSVSNFETFQSNRLKLRYRDKDGKNHLAHTLNGSSLALPRVLAGILENYQTPEGIVIPEVLRPYTGFDIID; this is encoded by the coding sequence ATGTTACAGATCGCATTTATCAGGGAAAATCAGGAGAAAGTCGTAAAGGCATTGGCAAAAAGGAATATCGATATGGCTTCGGTCGTTGCTGATGTCATCCAGCTGGATGAAAAACGCCGCGCTACCCAGGTCGAGTTGGACAACACTTTGGCAGAATCCAATAAATTATCCCGTGATATCGGCGAACTGATGAAAAGCGGTGAAAAGGCAAAAGCCGCCATATTGAAAGAAAAAACCGTGTCATTGAAGGAAAGCAGCAAAGAACTTTCGGAAAAACTGGAAGTGTATGCTTCTGAACTGACCGAAAAATTATACACCATCCCAAACCTTCCTGCTGATTTGGTCCCTGAAGGCAAAACCCCGGACGACAACCTGAACGTATTTCAGGAAGGCGATATCCCTGTATTGCATGAAGGAGCGCAGCCGCATTGGGAATTGGTAAAAAAGTACGACATCATCGATTTTGAGCTTGGAAATAAAATTACTGGCGCAGGATTCCCTGTATACAAAGGCAAAGGTGCCAGACTGCAACGCGCGCTGATCACGTATTTCCTTGACAAAAACACCGCCGCCGGTTATGAAGAATACCAGGTGCCGCATCTGGTAAACGAAGCTTCCGGTTACGGGACAGGACAGCTTCCTGATAAAGAAGGGCAGATGTACCATGATAAAACCGACGATTTATACCTGATACCCACTGCTGAGGTTCCGGTAACGAACCTGTTCCGCGATGTGATTTTAAGCGAAAACGAATTACCGGTTCTTGCCACTGCTTATACGCCCTGCTTCCGTCGTGAAGCCGGTTCTTACGGTGCGCACGTTCGTGGGTTAAACCGCCTGCACCAATTTGACAAAGTGGAAATCGTACGCGTCGAGCATCCTGAAAAATCTTACGAAGCTTTGGAAGGTATGGTGGAACATGTAAAAATGTTGCTTCAGGAATTGAAATTGCCTTATAGGATTTTGCGTCTTTGTGGTGGCGATATGGGTTTTGCTTCTGCAATGACGTATGATTTTGAAGTGTTCTCGACAGCGCAGGACCGTTGGCTGGAAATCAGTTCAGTGTCTAATTTCGAAACGTTCCAGTCCAATCGCCTGAAATTGCGTTACCGCGATAAGGACGGCAAAAACCACCTGGCACACACCCTAAACGGAAGTTCATTAGCCTTGCCGCGTGTGTTGGCCGGGATACTTGAAAACTATCAGACACCGGAAGGAATTGTAATTCCCGAAGTGCTTCGCCCTTACACCGGATTTGACATCATCGATTAA
- a CDS encoding tetratricopeptide repeat protein, translated as MKKLFLFLVLFAMCSVFAQNEQLAQNYFDKGDYEKAVISYEELLKNQPSNGLYFQKVIDCYQQLAQYDKAEKALTARFEKFRQYNLLVEIGYNYQLQKNEPEAKKYYEKALETIKENPSNVYMVASVFERKVVLDYALKAYELATSLDPKLVFNYQTALIYGQLGNTDMMIERFLEEAYKNPQNNIGIQNQLARFMTEDAEESFNADLKKALLLRAQKSQDVFWNQYLSWFYLQQKDYAKAFIQEKAIYKRNPETFSSIVNLAQMAMDDNEDETAGEIFAFVLENTQDIQLQIQANTFLMTMKTEKSQPKDYPLVNAELDALLQQYGVIPFSLPLQLLQAHFLTFSQNNPEAGKKVLQNALALQLNKYQEADVKMELADILLFEEKYNQALIYYSQIEDDLKNDEVGHEASLKAAKTSYFKSDFEWAQKQFKELKSASSQLIANDALEYFLLINDNTVSDSTQTDLKKFARADYLLYQHKTAESLALFQEILKSHKTQEIEDVTLLRLGRIYEKNGDYALALQQYQTIIDKFAEGIYIDEALYFSAEIYNKQLKDPEKAKPLYEKILFSHQDSIYFIDARAKFRQLRGDTNS; from the coding sequence ATGAAAAAGCTGTTTTTGTTTCTTGTACTGTTTGCAATGTGTTCCGTTTTTGCGCAGAACGAGCAATTGGCGCAGAATTATTTCGATAAAGGCGATTATGAAAAGGCCGTCATCAGTTATGAGGAGCTTTTGAAAAACCAGCCCAGCAATGGTTTGTATTTCCAAAAAGTAATCGATTGCTACCAGCAACTGGCACAATATGATAAGGCTGAAAAGGCATTGACGGCACGTTTCGAGAAATTCAGGCAATACAATCTCCTCGTGGAAATTGGGTATAACTACCAATTGCAAAAGAACGAACCCGAAGCCAAGAAATATTACGAAAAGGCGCTGGAAACCATAAAGGAAAATCCATCCAATGTGTACATGGTCGCTTCTGTGTTCGAACGCAAAGTGGTTTTGGATTATGCGCTGAAAGCTTACGAACTGGCCACTTCTTTAGACCCGAAACTCGTGTTCAATTACCAGACGGCGCTGATTTACGGACAACTCGGAAATACGGACATGATGATTGAAAGGTTTTTGGAAGAGGCTTATAAAAATCCGCAGAACAACATCGGCATACAAAACCAACTTGCGCGATTCATGACTGAGGACGCGGAGGAATCCTTCAACGCCGACCTGAAAAAGGCCTTGTTGCTTCGCGCACAAAAAAGCCAGGACGTGTTCTGGAACCAATATTTAAGCTGGTTTTACCTGCAGCAAAAGGATTATGCCAAAGCATTTATACAGGAAAAAGCCATTTACAAAAGAAATCCCGAAACGTTTTCCAGCATTGTCAACCTCGCGCAAATGGCGATGGATGATAATGAGGATGAAACCGCGGGTGAAATTTTTGCTTTCGTGCTTGAAAATACCCAGGATATCCAGTTGCAAATCCAGGCGAATACGTTCCTGATGACGATGAAAACGGAGAAAAGCCAGCCGAAGGATTATCCGTTGGTGAATGCAGAACTCGATGCTTTGTTACAGCAATACGGCGTAATCCCGTTCTCATTGCCGCTGCAATTGCTTCAGGCGCATTTCCTGACCTTCAGCCAGAACAATCCCGAAGCAGGAAAAAAAGTCCTTCAAAATGCACTGGCACTGCAGCTGAACAAATACCAGGAAGCCGACGTGAAGATGGAATTGGCCGATATTTTGCTTTTTGAAGAGAAATACAACCAGGCCCTGATTTACTATTCGCAGATTGAAGACGACCTGAAAAACGATGAAGTAGGTCACGAAGCCAGCCTCAAAGCGGCCAAGACAAGCTATTTCAAATCTGATTTCGAATGGGCGCAAAAGCAATTCAAGGAACTCAAATCGGCTTCGTCACAATTGATTGCGAATGACGCTTTGGAGTATTTCCTTTTGATTAATGACAATACCGTTTCGGATTCCACACAAACGGACCTGAAGAAATTCGCACGTGCCGATTACCTGTTGTACCAACACAAAACCGCGGAATCCCTGGCGTTATTCCAGGAAATCCTGAAGAGCCATAAAACCCAGGAAATTGAAGACGTAACGCTTTTAAGGCTTGGCAGGATTTATGAAAAGAATGGCGATTATGCTTTGGCTTTACAGCAATACCAAACCATCATCGATAAGTTTGCCGAAGGCATTTACATAGACGAGGCGCTTTATTTTTCAGCCGAGATTTATAACAAACAGCTGAAAGATCCCGAAAAGGCAAAGCCGTTGTATGAGAAAATACTTTTCAGCCACCAGGACAGTATTTATTTCATCGATGCGCGGGCCAAATTCAGGCAACTGCGCGGCGATACGAATTCCTGA